The genomic interval GATGGTGCCCGTTGAAGAGATTTCTGCGGGGGAGGTTGGATACATCATCGCCGGGATCAAGAGCGTGAACGAGACACAGATTGGAGACACCATAACCGACGCCAGTCATCCCGCCACCGAACCCTGTCCCGGCTATCGGGAGATAAAACCTATGGTCTTCAGCGGACTCTATCCGACGGAGACCCATCAGTATGAAGGATTGAAAGACGCCCTCGAAAAGCTGAGGCTCAATGACTCTTCCTTCTCCTATGAACCCGAGACATCGTCGGCCCTGGGCTTCGGGTTCAGGTGTGGATTCCTCGGTCTCCTCCATATGGAAATCATCAAGGAGAGACTTGAGCGTGAATTCGGTCTTTCACTCATCAGCACCGCGCCGACCGTCATCTACAGGGTGACTGGCGTGAAGGGGAATGTCGTCTTCGTAGATAATCCGACCTTGCTGCCAGAAAAGTTCCTCAGCATAGAGGAACCCTTCGTCGCGATAACCATATTTGTGCCGCAACCCTATATCGGTCCTATCCTTGAACTCTGCCAGGAAAAGCGCGGTACCCAGAAGGAGTTCACCTTTATCGGCAAGGAGAGGATCATGGTCGTCTATGAGGTTCCCCTCAACGAAATTCTCTGGGACTTCTATGACAGGCTGAAATCCATCTCCAAGGGCTATGCCTCGATGGACTACGACTTTGTTGGATTCAGGGCATCCGATCTCATCCGCCTTGACATCCTCCTGAACGGAGAGCCCGTGGATGCCCTTTCCTTGATCGTCCATAGGGACAAGGCATATTATAAGGGCAGGCAGATAGCAGAAAAGTTGAGAGAAGTCATTCCGAGGCAGCTCTACGAGGTTGTGATACAGGCGGCGATAGGGAGCAAGATCATCGCGAGGGAAAGCGTCAAGGCCCTGAGAAAGGATGTCCTCGCAAAGTGCTATGGCGGTGATATCACGAGGAAAAGGAAGCTCCTCGAAAAGCAGAAGGAAGGAAAGAAGCGCATGAAACAGGTGGGGCGGATAGAGGTCCCCCAGGAGGCCTTCCTCTCCGTACTGAAGGTAAAGTGACGACGAGACACGCTAAGGAGGAATAAGAAAGAGTGAAAAGAGACAAGAAAGCGATTCTCTGGGAATACACAAAGGCCATTGTAACGGCCCTTCTCCTCGCCCTCTTCATCAGGGCATACTTCATCCAGGCGTTTAAGATCCCCTCAGGCTCCATGATCCCCACGCTCCTGATAGGAGACCATATCCTCGTCAATAAATTCATCTATGGGACACCTATCCCCTTTTCGGACAAGAGGGTCCTTGTCTTCAGGAAGCCGGAAAGAGGTGATATAATAGTGTTTAAATATCCGGAAGACCCGAGCAGGGATTTCATCAAACGGGTGATTGCCGTCGAGGGAGATATGATCGAATCGAGGAATAAGATCATCTATGTAAACGGAAAACCGGCGAGCGAGCCTTTTATCCAACATACCGACGATTCCGTCAGACCCGGGGGCATTGAGCCGAGAGACAATTTCGGTCCCCTTATCGTGCCCAAAAACAAATTCTTTATGATGGGAGACAACCGTGACCAGAGTTATGACAGCAGATATTGGGGATACGTTGATATGAAAGAGATCCGCGGAAAGGCACTCATCATCTACTGGTCCTGGGACAGCAAGAAGACCTTTCCGAGATTCGAAAGGATTGGGAGGCTGGTGCGATGAAAGTGCTTCGAAATCAACAGGGATTCATAAAAGCTCTCCTGACCATGGCGTTCATGGCGGCGACCGTTTATGTGGGAATCCAGTTCGGAAGACCTTACTACCAGTATGAAACCTTCAAGACCGAGGCAAAAGAGATTGCAAGGATCGAGCTCGGTGATGTCGAGAAGACACGGGCCAAGATCTACGAGTCTGCACAGAGTTTCAACATACCCGTTAAGGAAAAGGACATCCTCGTCACGAAGAAAGCGAACCTCGTCCAGGTTAAGACCGCATGGTCTGCTGAAGTCGACATCTTTGGACTCTATCAGAGGACACTGCACTTTACTCTCGACATAGAGGCATAACGTTGTTTACCGGTCTCATTTCAGAGATGGGGGATGTCATATCGCTGATGCGGAAGCGGTCAGGTGCATCTCTTACGGTAAAGGCTGTAACCTTGCAGCAGGATGCCGTCATAGGCGACAGTATCTCCATAAGCGGAGCATGTCTCACGGTAACAAACCGTCGGGGCGATCTCCTCACCTTCGATCTTTCCGAAGAGACACTGAGGTCCACGAATCTCGGAGAGCTCAAGGGAGGAGATAAGGTCAATCTTGAACCATCGCTGAGGGCCGACGGAAAATTGGGCGGTCACTTTGTTACGGGTCATGTAGACGCCGTGGGAAAGGTCCTCTCGAAGACTGTTGTCGGCGACACGCTCAAGATTGTTATCGGTGCGCCTTCGGACGTAACGGGACTTCTCGTCGGTAAGGGATCGGTGGCGGTCGACGGAATAAGCCTTACTGTCGTCGACGTTTCCGAAGATACCTTTAGTATCGTCATTATCCCTCACACGGCAGCTGTCACGACCATCGGCTTGAAAGGCATAGGAGAGACGGTAAACCTTGAAGCCGATATCATCGGCAAATACGTTGCACGGTTTCTTGCCGGAGGCAGGACAAAGGCGACAGGGGGAGACGATAAGCTTATGCAGTCTCTGACGAAGGCAGGGTATATCTAATCAAGGGACCGCATAGGAAGAGTTACTAAGGAGACCATAAGTATAGTAGCACTGTCTGTCACTCCGGCTTGTCCGGAGTCGTTCTTCAGAAAGATTCCCGACAAGGGGGAATGACACATTACGAATGAGCTTATGGGTGAGTTAAGGAGGTAGGGCTTTGCAGAAATATACGTTCAACACGATTGATGAGGCTATCAAGGATATAGCGAGGGGCAAGATGGTCATCCTCGTCGACGATGAGGACAGGGAGAATGAAGGTGATCTCTGCATGGCTGCAGAGAAGGTGACGCCGGCAGCCATCAACTTCATGGCAAAGCACGGCAGGGGCTTGATCTGCCTCTCGCTCACCCCTCAGC from Thermodesulfovibrionales bacterium carries:
- the lepA gene encoding translation elongation factor 4; protein product: MPEHIRNFSIIAHIDHGKSTLADRLLEYTGALTSREMMAQVLDSMDLERERGITIKAHAVRLHYAADDGEEYVLNLIDTPGHVDFSYEVSRSLASCEGALLIVDATQGVEAQTVANTYLATEHNLEIIPVINKIDLPASEPDRVKEQIEEVLGIESSDAILASAKEGLGTKEILEAIVRKVPPPSGNPDNPLKALIFDSWFDNYQGVIVLVRLFEGRARPGMKIRLMMTGKDFEVSHVGVFTPKMVPVEEISAGEVGYIIAGIKSVNETQIGDTITDASHPATEPCPGYREIKPMVFSGLYPTETHQYEGLKDALEKLRLNDSSFSYEPETSSALGFGFRCGFLGLLHMEIIKERLEREFGLSLISTAPTVIYRVTGVKGNVVFVDNPTLLPEKFLSIEEPFVAITIFVPQPYIGPILELCQEKRGTQKEFTFIGKERIMVVYEVPLNEILWDFYDRLKSISKGYASMDYDFVGFRASDLIRLDILLNGEPVDALSLIVHRDKAYYKGRQIAEKLREVIPRQLYEVVIQAAIGSKIIARESVKALRKDVLAKCYGGDITRKRKLLEKQKEGKKRMKQVGRIEVPQEAFLSVLKVK
- the lepB gene encoding signal peptidase I; the encoded protein is MKRDKKAILWEYTKAIVTALLLALFIRAYFIQAFKIPSGSMIPTLLIGDHILVNKFIYGTPIPFSDKRVLVFRKPERGDIIVFKYPEDPSRDFIKRVIAVEGDMIESRNKIIYVNGKPASEPFIQHTDDSVRPGGIEPRDNFGPLIVPKNKFFMMGDNRDQSYDSRYWGYVDMKEIRGKALIIYWSWDSKKTFPRFERIGRLVR
- the ribE gene encoding riboflavin synthase, with the protein product MFTGLISEMGDVISLMRKRSGASLTVKAVTLQQDAVIGDSISISGACLTVTNRRGDLLTFDLSEETLRSTNLGELKGGDKVNLEPSLRADGKLGGHFVTGHVDAVGKVLSKTVVGDTLKIVIGAPSDVTGLLVGKGSVAVDGISLTVVDVSEDTFSIVIIPHTAAVTTIGLKGIGETVNLEADIIGKYVARFLAGGRTKATGGDDKLMQSLTKAGYI